The proteins below are encoded in one region of Paenibacillus sp. YYML68:
- a CDS encoding DUF58 domain-containing protein: protein MGAIAMLVVFASLSGVWAWTMGGRAASYLLGLLMALLVYGIWVWLAFRYGRWSWVQSHGVVDSVTGEQSLERAVPLAVRGRLQRQGRLRHHRSAYGRRDGLRRLASAADRKEAAGGERGASEAAMPDGLGFASAADALHVYDQSLYRTYVLKTQLPFGVWVRLEEHWVHVGSGDVVTLRAYGAVGFDGSAVLSGRLSGLVRGTYVPAERLVSAGDAFGLLRVTRRSGMDGQQLCVLPRIGPAAAVLHAAEQMPRRGMRPPAQDGVPELAGTRPYAPGDPLRRIHWRSSARTGELRAKELELPRAEGRQLIVLDAAGGGASAGAARWADPALAAAVEAAAGLALRALAQGARVRVAASDGHAVEAHGRTAVRELLAALAAVPRGDCRPEALAELALREARGSAVTVVTARADQALGAAIRRLPRGAVHVVYVHGPWSRAGAAAAATAWQRELEALGCKVTSTAAEPAVSAAAAIAAARHGGGRPAAAPPAHATATASAPFASTAHGAAMPSDVTSMRSAGLGASATPVRVDRSQSDVPPLRDNDEAASGSPTGWANIWSDTSPAHGADPRAHHTPPARGGERHGL, encoded by the coding sequence ATGGGCGCTATTGCAATGCTGGTTGTATTCGCTTCGCTTAGCGGAGTGTGGGCGTGGACGATGGGCGGACGGGCGGCGTCGTATTTGCTCGGATTGTTGATGGCCTTGCTTGTGTACGGGATCTGGGTCTGGCTGGCGTTCCGCTATGGGCGATGGTCATGGGTACAATCGCACGGTGTGGTGGATAGTGTGACCGGGGAGCAGTCTCTGGAGCGTGCTGTACCGCTTGCCGTTCGCGGACGTCTGCAGCGTCAAGGTCGATTGCGCCATCATCGAAGCGCGTATGGTCGTCGTGACGGGCTGCGACGGCTAGCCTCTGCTGCGGATCGGAAGGAAGCGGCTGGAGGTGAGCGCGGGGCGTCGGAGGCTGCTATGCCTGATGGGCTCGGCTTCGCTTCGGCGGCAGACGCGTTACATGTGTACGATCAGTCCTTGTATAGAACGTATGTTCTAAAAACGCAGCTTCCCTTCGGTGTCTGGGTGCGTCTTGAGGAGCATTGGGTGCATGTGGGAAGCGGGGACGTCGTTACGCTTCGCGCGTACGGCGCGGTCGGCTTCGACGGAAGCGCGGTGCTGAGCGGACGACTAAGTGGACTCGTCCGCGGCACGTATGTGCCGGCCGAGCGGCTCGTGTCGGCCGGCGATGCCTTCGGGCTGCTGCGCGTGACGCGGCGCAGCGGGATGGATGGGCAGCAGCTGTGCGTGCTGCCCCGCATCGGGCCAGCGGCGGCGGTGCTGCACGCTGCCGAGCAGATGCCGCGGCGGGGGATGCGCCCGCCCGCGCAGGATGGCGTGCCGGAGCTTGCCGGCACGCGGCCTTATGCGCCAGGGGATCCGCTTCGCCGGATCCATTGGCGCAGCAGTGCGCGCACGGGCGAGCTGCGCGCGAAGGAGCTGGAGCTGCCGCGGGCCGAAGGCCGGCAGCTCATCGTGCTGGACGCGGCCGGAGGCGGCGCCAGCGCAGGGGCCGCCCGGTGGGCGGACCCTGCGCTGGCGGCTGCGGTGGAGGCCGCGGCGGGGCTTGCGCTGCGCGCGCTGGCGCAGGGCGCGCGGGTGCGCGTGGCCGCAAGCGACGGCCACGCGGTGGAGGCGCACGGCCGCACAGCCGTGCGCGAGCTGCTGGCGGCGCTCGCAGCTGTGCCTCGGGGCGACTGTCGCCCCGAGGCACTGGCGGAGCTGGCGCTGCGCGAAGCCCGCGGCAGCGCCGTCACGGTGGTGACGGCGCGGGCGGACCAAGCGCTCGGCGCCGCGATTCGGCGGCTGCCGCGAGGTGCCGTGCACGTGGTGTACGTGCACGGGCCTTGGAGCCGCGCCGGGGCAGCGGCGGCGGCAACGGCTTGGCAGCGCGAGCTGGAGGCGCTCGGCTGCAAGGTCACTTCGACAGCGGCAGAGCCCGCTGTCTCAGCGGCTGCGGCGATCGCCGCAGCCCGTCACGGCGGCGGAAGGCCAGCCGCCGCCCCGCCTGCGCATGCCACGGCAACAGCTTCGGCACCGTTCGCCTCGACTGCGCACGGCGCCGCGATGCCGTCCGACGTCACGTCTATGCGCAGTGCCGGATTAGGGGCAAGCGCCACACCTGTACGCGTGGACAGGAGCCAGTCCGATGTCCCTCCCTTACGCGACAACGATGAGGCAGCAAGTGGCTCACCTACAGGCTGGGCCAACATCTGGTCCGATACATCGCCTGCGCACGGCGCCGATCCACGCGCTCACCACACCCCACCCGCACGAGGAGGTGAGCGTCATGGCCTCTAA